The nucleotide window CTGCAACGACTGGCCAAGCGACTTGCCGGACTTCATTTCGCCCAACACCTTACTGGTGTCGAGATTCAGGTTCTTGGAAACGACAACAGCTGAGGCGAACTGGCCGAAATTGCGGGCCCCACTGTCCTTGTACATCTGCTCGAGTTGATCTCCGGTCATTCCGGACTTGTGTTGAAGCATCTCCCAAGCGCCGGATTGCTTCGCCGTCTCATCCAAGTCGCGGCGGTGCGTGCGTGCTCGATCGCGATTCATGTCACCAGAGTGGTCACGTTGCGGCACATCCTGCCCCATACCAGTGCCTTGGCCCATGCCGCCGCCCTGGCCCATTCCGCCACCCTGCCCCATATTGCCGCCTTGGCCCATTCCGCCGGGATTCCCACGGCCCATGCCGCCCTGCCCGCGCCCCTGACTGAAGGCTGGCCTGGACGCACAAACCATCACAACGGCCATAAACATCACAACCACAAGTCTGCTCTTCATGTGAATTTTCTCCAGAGTGTGATTTGGCCAGAGGTACTTCTTGCGCTAGCGGATGTATAGGCTCGTCCCTCGGTCGATTTGGGAGCAGATCCATCGTCGGGCTAACGCCCTCCGTAGTGACATGCTAAGTGTGGCGAACATCTGCTTTCCAAACCATTGAAGTGGCCGAAGACAAGCCAACCCACCCCTCAGTGCAGTAGAACGCAAGCGCAGGGAGAAAGTTTCACAACTTCTGCATTATTTTCTTCGCATCATTTTCTAAGCACTTAGGTGGAAACTGCTTTCGATGTGCGCGCCACCCAGTCAGCACTCGGAAGCACGTCGGCAAAGCGGAGTTGCTGCGTGACCAGAATGGCGCGGTGGAGTTCTTCGGCGGTGACTGACCCTGCACTGTTGCTGAACGCTAGCGTTCCGGTGGCGTCGGAAAGAAACTCGACGTTGAAGCCGAGGTGTACGGCTTCTCGCGACGTCGTATCGCAACACATCTGCGTCATGTAGCCAGCAATGACAACCGTATCAATGTTGCGCTCGCGGAGAAAACCCTCGAGTTCCGTGCCCGTGAAGCTGCCGGGCAGGCTCTTGTGAATAAGCGCGTCATGAGGTCTCGCGGCGACGTCCGGGTGAAGCTCCCATTCTGGAGTTCCCTTCCGGAACGTAGCGGAATCGGGCTGCGGTGCATTGTGCTGAACGAGCACGATCGGTATGCCCGCGGTACTGGCGGCATCCATCACTCGCAGGATTTTCGCAAGCGAGTTGGCAGGATAGGTGACGGGTAGCTTGCCAATGAAGTACTCGTTCTGGACGTCGATTACCACAAGAGCGCGGTTCATACGTTCATTTCATCACACTTGCCGACGCGAGGCTCATCCGTTCGGCAGATTTCGCTGAAGCCATTCTTCGAACTCGCGTAGCAGCGGGGAAATGTGGGCGGGGCAGACGCCCGCCCCACATCGGAGCAGATTACATTCCGTCGTAGTTGGGTCCGCCGCCGCCCTCAGGCGGCACCCAGGTGATGATCTGGTACGGGTCCATGATGTCGCACGTTTTGCAATGCACGCAGTTCGACGGATTGAGATGGATTTCTTTGCCGCCGGGGACGTCGCCCGAATCCATCATCTCGTAAACATTGGCCGGGCAGAAGAACTGGCAAGGGTTGCCGAATTCTTTTGTGCAGCGCGTGGAGCAGACATTCGTGTCGTGAATGACCAGGTGCGCCGGCTGATCCTCTTCGTGCTTGGTACCGGAGTGGTAGAGGTCCGTGAGCTTGTCAAACGTCAGCTTGCCATCACCCTTCGCCCAGCCGAGGAACTGCTCCCGCTCGGCGGCAGAACCCCAGGCGTCCCAAACGTACTTCATGCGTTGATGTCCGGCATGCGCCGGATAGCGTTCACGCATACCGGCTCCGCCCGTGATCTGCTGTAGCCCGGCGTGGAGCATCCCGGATAGCAAGCCCTGCTCGAAGCCCTGGTGAAAATTCCGGACCTTGTAAAGTTCCTCTTTGATCCAACTGTTATCGACGCGCTCCTTGAATTTCATGAGCTGCGCGGCGGAGAAGTTTTCCGCCTGCAACGCTTCGAATGCAGTTTCGGCTGCAAGCATGCCGCTCTTGATCGCAAGATGGATGCCCTTGAGGCGCTGCGAATTCAGGAAAGCAGCAGAATCGCCGATGATCATCCATCCGTCGCCGGCGAGCGGAGGCATCGACCACCAACCGCCATACGGCAACGCCTTCGCGCCGTAGCGGATCATCTTGCCGCCTTCGAGCAGGCGACGAATGAACGGATGTTGCTTATAAGCCTGTAGTACGTGATGCGGATCGGTCCGCGGGTCAGGGTAGTCGAGTCCCGTGACATAACCGAGGGAGACGATGTTGTCTTTGCCACCGTAAATCCACGCGCCGCCATATTCCTTTGTGGTCAGCGGATAACCCATCGTGTAGATGACTTCGCCGGGAGCGATGCGTCCACTCGGAACCTCCCATAGCTCTTTTACGCCGACGCCATAGGTCTGCGGGTTGCGCTCTTCGTCAAGCTGGAAGCGTCCGACGAGTTGCTTCGTCAGCGAGCCGCGCGGGCCTTCGGCGAGGATGAGGACCTTGGCCTTGAGATCGTAACCGGGCTCGAAGTTCGACTTGGGCTGATTCTGCTTATCGACACCTTTGTCGTCCGTGCGAACGCCGACAACCTTGTTGTCTTCGATCAAAAGTTCGCTGCCGGCGAATCCCGTGAAAATGGTGATGCCGGTCTCTTCGACTTTTCCGCCAAGCCACTTGACGAACCGATTTAGCGAGATGACGTAGTTGCCGTGATCGCGCAACGGCGGCGGCGTGATGGGCGCCTTGAACTTCGATTTGCGCGTCAGGTAATAAACGGCTTCGCGCGTGACGGGCGCGTCGAGCGGCGCTTCTTTCTCGAAGCCGGGCAACAGCTCACGCATCGAACGCGGGTCGAGCAGCGCTCCGGAAAGCGAGTGCTGACCGATTTCACGAGCCTTCTCGAGTACATAAATGTTTTCCTTCGAGAGCTGCGCGTCGGGGTTCTTGGCGTTGTGCTCTTCGATGAGTTGAGAGAGGCGCAGGGCACAGGCCATGCCTGCCGGTCCGCCGCCAACGATGACGACATCGGCTTCCATCTGCGGGTGCTCGACGCCGGGAATCGGTTTGCGAAAAACGATCATAAGTAGCTCGTTTCGAAAATTTGCAGATAGCGAAATTCTTTAGGCCATTACGATTTGTTAACCAGTCACAGCGTACCCAGCGTCTCTCAATCCGCACAGGATCTCTAGCCCTTGCGGCCACGGTTCACAGCCAGCACCGGCGTTGATGTGGCAGGCTTCGCCGACATCGATCAGTTCAGCACCCCAGCATCTTGCAAAGTAAGATGCGCGTTCGAAGCTGGCCCATCGATCTCGGGAATCGTGAGGATGGTCGGTGTCATTTGTAAGTACTACACGCACGCGTCAGCGCTTCCAGCGCGAAACGCATGACGTCATGCCTACGCACCCTTGGTCTTCTTCACTTCTTCGATAAGCGGCGGCACGATGTCGAAGATGTTGCCCACAACGGCGAAGTCGCTGATCTCGAAGATAGGCGCCTCGCTGTCCTTGTTGATGGCGATGATCGTGCGCGAGCCCTTCATGCCCACGATGTGCTGGATGGCGCCGCTGATTCCGAGTGCGAGGTAAAGTTTGGGCGCGACCGTCTGGCCGGACGAACCTATCTGACGATCCATCGGAAGCCAGCCGGAGTCGCAGATTGGGCGTGAAGCCGCGATTTCGCCGCCGAGTGCTTCCGCAAGCTGCTTCGCCATCTCGATGTTCTTCTGTTCCTTGATCCCGCGCCCGACAGAGACAATCACCTCGGCTTGCGAAAGATCGACGGCCTGCTTGGCTTCCTTAAACACGTCTTCGGGCTTGTTGCGAATGGCGTCGTCGGCGACGTCGAGATTGACGGTTTCAACGCTCGCGGGCGAAGGTCCGTCCTGCACCTGATCGCCACGGAAGGCCCCCGCCTGGAAGGTGGCGAACCAAGGGCCGGGGCCAGTGAAGCTTACGTCGGCTGCGAATTTGCCCTGGAACATCAGGCGCATGAAGATCAGCTTTTCGCCGTCCTTCCTGTATCCGATACAGTCGCTGATGAGCGTGCTGTTGAGCGCCGTCGCGAGCTTCGGTGCGAAGTCGCGCACCTGGTACGTGTGCGGCATCAAGACGAGTCGCGGCTGGCGCTGTTCGACGAACTGCTTGAGTACGGCGACAAAAGCGTCCGGCGTGTAGCGCGTCAGCTTCGGCGACTCGACCTCGTAAACCTTGGCGACCTTGCATGGCGCAATCTCTTTCGCGATGTCGCCAACGCCGGAGCCGACGACTGCGGCTTCCAGGGTCCAGCCGGTATCGGCGGCGATGGCCTGCGCGGCTGTCAAAGTCTCTAACGAGACGCGGTTAAGCTTTCCCTCACGCTGCTCGACGACGACAAGGATAGTTTCAGCCATTAGAATTCCTGCTCTTCCTTTAAAGTTAGGCCCTTTACCAGGAAACCTATCCCGACTGTGACTTCAATCAACAGCGCAGCCGCAAGAACATATGCGGCCGTGCCCAGTTCTCCGCGGAAAAGTTTCATGACCGGAATAGAAAGCGTCAGAGGCGTGCCGATAAAGATGGTGCCGATACTGATGTAACGGTGCTTCGTCGAGAGAGCTTGCACCTTCCCGGCCGCCTTCTGCGTTGTTTTAGCTTTCATTCGCTATTTTTCCTTTTGCGGACACGAAGACCAAGGATGTTGAGAACCAGGCCAGCCACCGCCAGCGTGACAGCAATCTCGACCATCGTGAGCCGTCCGAGCCTGATAGCCGACGGGTTGAAGAACATGACCAAGGCAGCGAATATCCAGCAGAGCCATCCGATGAGAATGAGACTCGTACCGGTCTCGCGACGTTCTTCTTCTGCGTCCTCTCCTGCGGGTTTCACTCCGGGTTCCGGCATCACAGCCTCCAAAAAGAAAGCCTGCTTGCTGCCTTCGAGCGAGAACCATTTCCCTGCCTGAGATCGACTCACCTGCCACGACTGCGCTTCACGGAACCAGCGACCAGCAGCGTGAATCCAATCACTCCTAAAATGGCTACCAGCCACAGCCAACTTTGCGACCCGTCGCGTATGGCGGGGAAAGCATAGATTCCCAGCAGGGCGTCCACGGCCAGCACTAACCATCCAAGTGTCAGCAGGAGAGATCCTGTGCGCTGCGCGTCGATTTCTGCGTCCTGCGTTCTCTGAATCTGAGCCATAACTCACCTGCACTGGTTAGATGCGAATCTCGCAGTTTTGCAGATGACCGGCGAGCGTCAGAGAACCCGCACTTCGTTACGCAGCTTGTCGACGAGTTTTTTTGCTACTTCCGCGGGCGAACCTTCAATCATCTCCGTCTTCTTCGTTTTCTGCGGAATGTACAGGCGTTCGATCTTCTGCAGGTTATCGCCGATGGACGCCTTCACTTCGTCGAGCGTCACCTTGCGCAGCGGCTTGTTCTTGGCCTGCTTTATGCCGATCAGCGTCGCGTACCGAAGTTTATTAATGCCGGACTGGATCGTCAGGACGGCAGGCAACGGCATGTTGACAAACTGGAAAAATCCGCCCTCAAGTTCTCGCTTCACCTTGATGCCGCCATCCTGCTTTTCGATCTGCATGATGATGGTCGCGTGCGGCCAGTTCAGTAACTCAGCAAGAAGAACGCCGGTCTGTGCCGCGCCGATGTCATCGGACTGAAGGCCGGTGAAGATAAGATCGAACTGCTCGTCCTTCACCGCGCCGACGATCGCTTTTGCGATGTTGACGGGGTCCATGGTGACAAAGGCGTTGTCTTCAAGATGAATGGCGCGATCGGCACCCTTCGCGAGGGCCTCGCGCAGCACCTGCTGAGCACGCGCTGGGCCAGCGGTTATTACCACAACCTCGCCGCCATGCTTCTCTTTCTGGCGCAGCGCCTCTTCCAGGGCGTATGCGTCAGGCTCGTTCACTTCGTAGGAAACGTCCTCGCGAATCCACGTGCCGGACTCATTCAACTTGAGCGGCGCGTCCTTCTGCGGAACCTGCTTCATGCAAACCAGGATCTTCACAAGCACCTCGTTGACCACGACGTGACAAATTGCACAATTGAAAGTTAGAGGACAGGACGCGGACCACCCCAGGTCCGTGTACAGAACGGGAAAGTATAAATGATTTACTGGAAAATGCAGATGATTCGGTTCGGCGACAGCCCAAGTCGTGCCGAACCAGGCCGGGCTGCCATGACTGTCACCGAGCCAAGCGTCATCCTGAGCACAGCGAAGGATCTGCTGTTCGCAACGTAAGGAGGTCGCGCAAAAACGGCGTGACCTCAGGATGACCCAACAAGGAGTGGGTCTTATCGATTGCCGAAATTGTCCGGGTCGGCAGCCATGCTGGCGCTTGACGCGCCTTCTCCCATGAAAACGACCGACTGAACTCCAGCGACTTCAAACCGCTTGCGGCACCGCATATTCTTGCAGCCCATCAGGTCGTCCCGGCGAACCATGTAGGAGCGCGCCTTTGCGAAGCGAGCACGATCGCGCTCATCGGCACGCGGTGGAAGTTGACGCTTCTTCACCCGAACGGTCCATCCGATATCGTAGTCGGCGCTTTGGCGGCAATGCGGGCACGTGAGGGTATGCTTTTTCGTTTCCTGCCGCTCATCGTAGAACTCGCGCTCTTCCATCTGGCCCCCTTTTTTATGGCCTACGATTATTTCACACGGATGGCCGGAAACGATGTGACTATCGCTCCCGCTCAGGAGACAATCTGCGCCGCAGTCCAGCGTCTGGTTCGTGTTCATCGCGGGGCTGGACGGCGCTGGTATCCTTTTGCCATGCCACAACCCGGCCCGGAAAAGAATGCGATAGCGTTGCAGAGGTACCGCGCGTTACTGGACGTGGCGGACTCCATCGCCTTGCATCGCGATTTGAAGGGCCTGCTGCACGACCTTGCCGAACGACTCGCCTCAATTGTCAACTTCGATTGGATCGACGTCATCCTGTATGACCAGCAACGTGACGTTGTGCGGTCGTATTTGCTCGAGGGCGCGCAGTTGAAGGCGGCATCGCCAACCATGGAAGTGCCTGCCTGCCAGAGCATAAGCAAGCTGGTAATCGACTCCCAGCGCTCGATGGTGGTGGACGATATCGACCAGGTGGATGGCTTTCCGAAGTTGATGACCGCACTGCGGGGCGAAGGCGTGAAATCGATTTGTGTGTTGCCGCTCACAACGGCGCAGGGAAGGTTGGGCGCGCTTGGGTTTGGCTCGAAGCAGGTGGCGGCCTATCGGCAGGAGGATGCCGATTTCCTTCAGCGAGTAGCAACACATGTGGCGCTAGCCGTTTGCAACACCTTGAATTACGAACGCCTGCAGGAAGCGCAAGTGCAGTTAGCGCGCGATCGCGACCGCATACGCATGTTGCTGGAAATCAACAATGCAGTCGTTCGCAACCTGGAATTCCGTGAGCTCTTCGTTGCGTTGTCCAAGAGCCATCGAGACGTGGAACCGCACCACGATTACGCCAGCGTCGCCCTGTACGACGAGAGAACCGAACAGCTACGAATCTTCGCCATCGATTTCCTCAAGGGCAAGGGATTGATCGAGCATGATATGACTTTCCCGCTGGAGGGCGCGGCCGAGGGATGGGTCTTTCACTCTCGGCGACCTCTGCGCATGAGCCCTATCGATGTCGCGCGGTTCCCTTCCGACATCATGCGCAGGCTTGTCGCAGAGGGAATCCAGTCAGCGTGCTTCCTGCCATTGATTGCGAAAGACAAAGTGCTAGGCATCCTCACCGTCGCGTGTTTTCGTAGTAACACCTTCAGCGATGAAGACGTCGAATACCTGCGGCAGATTGCAAACCAGGTGGCTATAGGCGTGGAGAACGCGCTGGCGTTCCGCGAAATCGCTGTACTCAAGGACAAGCTCGCGGAAGAGAAGCTTTACCTCGAAGACGAAATCCGCACCGAGTTCAACTTCGACGAAATTGTCGGCGAGAGCGCCGCGCTGAAGCGCATTTTGAAGCAAGTTGAAACCGTTGCACCCACCGATGCGACCGTGCTGGTGCTGGGTGAAACCGGCACCGGGAAAGAACTGATTGCGCGCGCTATTCACCGGCTGAGCATGAGGTCGGAGCGCACGTTTGTGAAGCTGAACTGCGCCGCCATCCCGACCGGCCTGCTGGAAAGCGAGCTGTTCGGTCACGAGCGCGGCGCCTTCACCGGGGCCATTGCGCAGAAGATAGGCCGCCTGGAACTGGCACACGGCGGAACTCTGTTCCTGGACGAAGTCGGCGATATCCCGCTGGAACTGCAACCGAAACTTCTGCGCGCATTGCAGGAGAGAGAATTTGAAAGACTTGGCGCAACGCGGACGATCCGCGTAGACGCCCGGCTCGTAGCCGCGACAAACCGCGACCTGGCCGCGATGGTGAAGCAAGGTACTTTCCGCAGCGATCTTTACTATCGGCTGAATGTTTTCCCCATGCAGGCGCCGCCCCTGCGTGAACGCCCGGAGGATATTCCGGCATTGGTGCGCTACTTCGTCCAGAAGTATTCACGCCGCATGAATCGTAGGATCGAATCCATTCCCTCCGAGGCGATGCGCGCGTTGGCTGCATGTCCGTGGCCGGGAAACATACGCGAGCTGGAAAACTACATTGAGCGCGCCGTGATCCTGACGAAAGGCCCCTCGCTGCATGTTCCTCTTGCGGAACTGAAGACCGAGGCCGCAGGCAAAGAGACCGCCTCGCCCGTCACCCTGGAAGACGCAGAGCGCGCGCACATCGTGAACGTACTGCGTGAGTCGCGAGGGGTGATCGCCGGCCCGAACGGCGCTGCGGAAAGACTAGGGCTGAAGCGCACGACACTGCAATCCAAAATGCAGAAGCTCGGAATCTCCCGCTTGAAGTATTAACTCAAGTACCGAAATTGCCGCGATGGCGGTTGCGAAACTCTCCGTCCCTCTCACGCTCCATTCCCGGCCGCATCGATACTGCCGCAAAGCAAACAGGTTGCGACGCCGGGCACGCCAGCTTCGGGGTTCTATTTCACTGCTGGGCGAGCCAACGCCAGAGGACAATTAGTTCGTTCAACGCGAACAGTGTGCCGAATACCACCTTGTTGTGCCGAGCCAACCAGTTGGGCAGATAAATATCGAAATTGTCTGCTCGGTCGTCGGTGAATCGAGCCGCCCAATCTGTGAACGGACATCGGCCTTGATTTGCAGCGAGCACTGCGCATTCGCAGAGAATGGCTACCGTGAGGATGACTGCCCAACGGAACTGCCCGGCAAAAGCAAGAACCGGGAGCGCAACGATACACGCAGCTAGCACTGCCCAAACAGCCGTATGCAGAACCTTGATTCCGGTCAGGCTCCAATTGCGAAGAAAGGTCGGTTGAATGGATAACGACACACGGACACCTTGGGCGCAAAGTTTTGCCACAGAGATTATTCGACCAAGGTTCGCAGGTTATCGTGATTCTCCTCACCATAGCGCGTGACTAACATATTCAAAGAGAGAATGACTACATACCGGCACAGCGCCGATATTTAGGCACCCATCCGGAGCCACTATGCCTCCGATGGAACCGTTATGCCTGCAACGTAAACAAAACAGACGGTATAGGCGGGACGGGATTTCGGCAAATATGGACGCTTAGTTGCACTACAAGAAGCGCACAATGGCGATTGTCCCACGTATCACGAGAGGCGCGTCGGAACGGCGATGCTAAGAATCACGGTACAGAGCGACTCGTCGGGAATGGTATTTCGTCTGGAGGGCAAGCTGAGCGATGCTTGGGTTGCGGAACTTGGGAAGGCTTGGCGACTAAACAGGGTATTCCCTGACCGCAGTGCAGTGCGAGTTGATCTGACAGAAGTTTCGTTCGTAGATGAAGAAGGCAAGTCTCTGCTGACCGGATTTGCGAGGCAGGGCGCAGAACTCGTCGCACGCGGCCCGATGATGCGAGACCTTGTTCGGAAAATCGAGGCGCACGCACAAGCTGCGCGACTGGCACCCGAAGGTGTCCAGCAGTTTTCACTGAAGAGGAGACTGAGTCAGTGCGGCTAAAGATCGCCGCGCACTGATGCGACAGGATTCCCCACCACTATGGCGGAGGTGGGGCGGGCAGATCGGCTGACTGCTTCAAGAGACGGGAGCACTGGGCCTGCCGATCTGCCCATATGTTTTTTCTTTGGCCATGCTATGGCCGAATGTTCTGCTCTCCGGAGACTTTCGGCTGCATTGACGGGCAGCTCAAGCCGCCTGTTCGGAGTGCTACTTGAGGCCGGCGCGCGCATCTATCACTACGAGCCTTCGATGATCCGTACCAAGTCGCTGATCGTGGATGGATTGTGGCCGGTCGCCGGCTCAACCAGCTTAGTGCATAAACGCCAGCAATGATGCCCAACGGCATGATCCGCATTGTCACCTACAACATTCACAAGTGCCGCGGCCTGGATCAGCGCGTCGTCCCGTCGCGCGTTGCCGATGCAATCCGCCAGACCGGAGCTGACATCGTCGCCATGCAGGAAGTCGTGCGCGTGCACGACTGCGTGGCGGAGCATGACCAACTCGCATTCATCGCGGGGCAGCTCGGCATGAAAGATTTCTGCTTCGGCGAGAACAGGAAAATCCTCACAGGCGTGTACGGGAATGCGACGGCCAGCAGGCTAAAGATTGTTCATTCGCAGAACTACGACCTGTCACACTCCATACGGGAGCGGCGCGGCTGCCTGCGCACGGATGTGCGACTGCCGAACGGACGCCTGCTTCACCTCCTCAACGTACACCTGGGAACGGGATTCATGGAGCGGCGCGCACAGGCGCGTTTGATGCTAAGCCCGGAGGTTCTGCTGGCACCCGATATGCAAGGGCCGCGAATCATATTAGGCGACTTCAACGAGTGGACGCGCGGGTTGGCGACCAAGATGCTCGGCGCGAACTTCGCCAGCGCAGAGCTTACGCCACGGCAATGGCGCGTACGCAGCTATCCTGGCTTCGCTCCAGTGCTGCATCTCGATCATGTCTACTACGACGGCCAGCTTAAGCTTAAGCGCTTCTACATGCATCGCTCGCGCACGGCGCTGATCGCGAGCGACCATCTCCCGCTCATAGCGGAATTTGAGATGTAGGCCACAACTGCTTACATCAGTAGCGAAGCAGATAAAGTTAAACCGTCGTACGCGCCGTGTGATTCAGAGGGTCACTATCGCTGCAACTTGCGATCCGTACTCGTGCCCCGCTTCCTCGCCGCGCAGGACGCGCAACACACCTTCTGCCAGCGCCTGCAACTCGTCTTCGCCCGGATACACAAGTACGGGCGCGATCCATTCAACGTGCGCCTTGAGTGCGGCAACAAGCTTTTCAGAATGCGCCATGCCGCCGGTGAGCAGGATGGCGTCGAGGCGTCCGCGCAAAGCCGCTGACATAGCGCCAATCTCTTTTGCGATCTGGTACACCATGGCATCGAAGACCAGCTCGGCGTGCTCGCCCCCAGCGCTGATGCGGCGTTCGACCTCGACCAAGTCCTTGGTGCCCAGGTACGAGTAGAATCCGCCTTCGCGGAAGAGCATGGCCTCGATCTGCTTGTACGTGTGTTTGCCTGAGAAACACAGCTCGACCAGCTTCATGGCCGGTACGGTTCCGGCACGCTCGGTGGAGAATGCGCCTTCTTCTCGCGAGTTGGTGACGTCGATCATCCGGCCATCTTCATGCGCAGAGACGGAGATGCCGCTGCCAACGTGCGCAACGACCAAGCGCAGGGCGGAGTAGGCGACGCCACGCTCGCGTGCGTAGCGCTTTGCCACGGCCTTGGTATTCAGCGCATGAGAGAGGCATTGGCGCTCGAGTTGCGCCGAGCCCGAAAGGCGCGCCTTCTCCGGCCACTCATCCACGCTGACGGGATCCACGACGTACGCATCGACTCCGGCATCATCGGCAATACCCTTCGCGATGACCGCGCCGAGGTTGGATGCGTGCTCGCCGCGTTCGGCGCGGCGCAACTCCTCGAGCATCACATCATTCACGCGATAGGTTCCGCTGGCGAGCGGCTTCAGCAAGCCGCCGCGTCCGGCGACGGCGTCGATCTGCGACAGCTTGAATCCGCGCTGTTCAAGTTCGGCCTCGATCAGACGCCGGCGGAAGTCGCTTTGCTCCAGAATTGCGCGACCCTTGAAACACGCCATTTCTTCATCACTGTGCCGCAGCGTCTGCGTGAAGACCGGCTGATCGCCCGCGTAAAGTGCGAACTTGGTGGATGTGGAGCCGGGATTGATGACGACAACGTTCGACGCGACAACGCTTGACACGGCAATGTGCGACGGCGCTTTACGCTCCATGAGCCAGTACCCCCAATGCGACCGAGTTCAACTTATCGTCCACGCTCTCTACCCGCGAAGGAATGAGGATCGGGACGCGCGCGCCAACAATGACGTGCGCACATTGCGATCTCCCGAGATATTTAACGGCTTTGCCTAGCAGGTTGCCGGCTTCGATGTTGGACACGATCATGCAATCGGCGTGGCCCGCGACGGGGTTGGTAATACCTTTGGCTTTCGCCGCCGATTCGAGCAATGCATTGTCCAGCGCGAGCGGTCCATACACGTCCGCCTCGCCGAATTCGCCGCTGGTGCCCAGCTCGCTGAGCAGTTTGGCGTCAATGGTGGAAGGCACAGAGTCCGTGACAACCTCGGTGGCGCTCATGATTGCAATCTTCGGCCGCGCAATCCCAAGGGCGTGCATCACCGTGACAGCGTTCAGGACGATCTGCTTCTTTTGTTCGAGCGTTGGCGCGACGTTCATGCCTCCATCGCTCATGCCCACAAGGCGCGTCTCTCCAGAAAGCGTGTCTTCGTAGAGCAGCACGTCGCTGAGCAGGCGGCCAGTGCGAAGTCCGTTCTGCTTATCGAGCGCTGCCCGCAGAAGTTCGTCCGTGCGCAAGTGTCCTTTGAGCAGAATGTCCACCTTGCCATCACGCGCCATCTGCGAGGCGGCGTTCGCGGCAAGAGCTGGCTCAGGTGCATGGATGAACTGAGCTTTGTCGAGCAACTGAGGCGTGCCCACCTGCACGAGTTTGGCCCGTATGCGTGACTCGTCTCCGAACAAAACCGCTACGGCGATGCCCTGGTCCGCGGCGCTTGCGGCTGCAAGCAGCGCGACTTCGTCATCGGCCACGACGACACCTACTCGCTTGGGGCCCGCGGCCTGTGCGCGTATGCGTAACTGCTGGAAATTGGCGATGGCGGTGCCGGAGCACTCGATGGCGGGAGTAGGCATCTTCGTCCTCACTTGCG belongs to Clostridia bacterium and includes:
- a CDS encoding endonuclease/exonuclease/phosphatase family protein: MMPNGMIRIVTYNIHKCRGLDQRVVPSRVADAIRQTGADIVAMQEVVRVHDCVAEHDQLAFIAGQLGMKDFCFGENRKILTGVYGNATASRLKIVHSQNYDLSHSIRERRGCLRTDVRLPNGRLLHLLNVHLGTGFMERRAQARLMLSPEVLLAPDMQGPRIILGDFNEWTRGLATKMLGANFASAELTPRQWRVRSYPGFAPVLHLDHVYYDGQLKLKRFYMHRSRTALIASDHLPLIAEFEM
- the buk gene encoding butyrate kinase is translated as MERKAPSHIAVSSVVASNVVVINPGSTSTKFALYAGDQPVFTQTLRHSDEEMACFKGRAILEQSDFRRRLIEAELEQRGFKLSQIDAVAGRGGLLKPLASGTYRVNDVMLEELRRAERGEHASNLGAVIAKGIADDAGVDAYVVDPVSVDEWPEKARLSGSAQLERQCLSHALNTKAVAKRYARERGVAYSALRLVVAHVGSGISVSAHEDGRMIDVTNSREEGAFSTERAGTVPAMKLVELCFSGKHTYKQIEAMLFREGGFYSYLGTKDLVEVERRISAGGEHAELVFDAMVYQIAKEIGAMSAALRGRLDAILLTGGMAHSEKLVAALKAHVEWIAPVLVYPGEDELQALAEGVLRVLRGEEAGHEYGSQVAAIVTL
- a CDS encoding phosphate acyltransferase, with the translated sequence MPTPAIECSGTAIANFQQLRIRAQAAGPKRVGVVVADDEVALLAAASAADQGIAVAVLFGDESRIRAKLVQVGTPQLLDKAQFIHAPEPALAANAASQMARDGKVDILLKGHLRTDELLRAALDKQNGLRTGRLLSDVLLYEDTLSGETRLVGMSDGGMNVAPTLEQKKQIVLNAVTVMHALGIARPKIAIMSATEVVTDSVPSTIDAKLLSELGTSGEFGEADVYGPLALDNALLESAAKAKGITNPVAGHADCMIVSNIEAGNLLGKAVKYLGRSQCAHVIVGARVPILIPSRVESVDDKLNSVALGVLAHGA